A single genomic interval of Bos javanicus breed banteng chromosome 8, ARS-OSU_banteng_1.0, whole genome shotgun sequence harbors:
- the RRAGA gene encoding ras-related GTP-binding protein A, with the protein MPNTAMKKKVLLMGKSGSGKTSMRSIIFANYIARDTRRLGATIDVEHSHVRFLGNLVLNLWDCGGQDTFMENYFTSQRDNIFRNVEVLIYVFDVESRELEKDMHYYQSCLEAILQNSPDAKIFCLVHKMDLVQEDQRDLIFKEREEDLRRLSRPLECACFRTSIWDETLYKAWSSIVYQLIPNVQQLEMNLRNFAQIIEADEVLLFERATFLVISHYQCKEQRDVHRFEKISNIIKQFKLSCSKLAASFQSMEVRNSNFAAFIDIFTSNTYVMVVMSDPSIPSAATLINIRNARKHFEKLERVDGPKHSLLMR; encoded by the coding sequence ATGCCAAATACAGCCATGAAGAAAAAGGTGCTGTTAATGGGGAAGAGCGGGTCGGGGAAGACCAGCATGAGGTCGATTATCTTTGCCAATTACATCGCTCGCGACACCCGGCGCCTGGGTGCCACCATTGATGTGGAGCACTCCCACGTCCGATTCCTGGGCAACCTAGTGCTGAATCTGTGGGACTGTGGCGGTCAGGACACCTTCATGGAAAATTACTTCACCAGCCAGCGAGACAACATCTTCCGTAATGTCGAGGTTCTGATTTATGTGTTCGACGTGGAGAGCCGCGAACTGGAAAAGGACATGCATTATTACCAGTCGTGCCTGGAGGCCATCCTCCAGAACTCTCCTGATGCCAAAATCTTCTGCTTGGTGCACAAGATGgatctggttcaggaagatcagCGTGACCTGATTTTTAAAGAGCGAGAGGAAGACCTGAGGCGTTTGTCTCGCCCGCTGGAGTGTGCTTGTTTTCGAACATCCATCTGGGATGAAACGCTCTACAAAGCCTGGTCCAGTATTGTCTATCAGCTGATTCCAAATGTCCAGCAGCTGGAGATGAATCTCAGGAATTTTGCCCAGATTATTGAGGCCGATGAAGTTCTGCTGTTCGAGAGAGCCACGTTCTTGGTCATCTCCCATTACCAGTGCAAAGAGCAGCGTGATGTCCACCGATTCGAGAAGATCAGCAACATAATTAAGCAGTTCAAGCTGAGCTGCAGTAAATTGGCCGCTTCTTTCCAGAGCATGGAAGTTAGGAATTCTAACTTCGCTGCTTTCATCGACATCTTCACATCAAACACGTACGTGATGGTGGTTATGTCGGATCCGTCGATCCCTTCTGCGGCTACTCTGATCAACATTCGCAATGCCAGGAAACACTTTGAGAAGCTGGAGAGAGTGGATGGTCCCAAGCACAGCCTCCTTATGCGTTGA